Part of the Brassica oleracea var. oleracea cultivar TO1000 chromosome C8, BOL, whole genome shotgun sequence genome is shown below.
CGTTTTAGAGTTTCAATGCAAAATTTATTAATTTACATTAGTTGAAATATGATTATGTGTATAGATAATTGTGTTTTTATTTTGGAAATATACAAAATCATATGTTTTCATAATATGTGTACATAAACGTAGAATGAAAATTAAAATAAAATGGAGAGAGTAATAAACATGTTAATACAGTTGTGACTTGTGAATATGTTTTCCATCTTTCCATGTTGCATCTCTTATGATCTATCAGAAGAGATGGTACAATAACATATGAAAGCCATGTGAAAGAGAATACAGTAAGCTCTGTTTGCATGTGTGGAAAAAAACAAAGTTGGCTTCAACTAATTTAGCCCAACTACCTCAAAAACACTAAGGAAGTCTTTCCTCTTAGATAAGATCAGAACCTCAAGAAAGCATACCCAAAAAGTTTTTGTTCAATCTACCATCTGATAACATATCCATAACCATCTTCATAGTGGAAACATCTGCAGCAAACCCATACCTCTTCATTTCTTCGATGAGTTCAACCGACGTGGCTACACCACTACCTCCTAGATGAGCTCGGATTATTGTGTTGTATGTACAACCATTTGGCACAATCCCATTCTCCTCTCCCATCTTTTTAAACAACATATCCGCTTCAGACAGTGAGCCTTTCTTACACAGTCCTGCAATCATTATGGTATACGTTTTGACATCAGGACTCACTCCTTTGAGAGGGAGGCTAGAGAATAGATCCCAAGCATCATCGACTCTCCTTGCATTGCACATCCCGTGAATGATGATATTATATATACCAATATCAAGTTCCATCTCACTCTTCTGCAGATCCTCAAATATTTCCAACGCCTTCTCTAGTTTACCATTCTCACATAACCCATCTACCAAAATGTTACAAGTCACAGTATCAGGATCAACACCTCGAGAAACCATCTCCTGGAGAAGTTCTTGTGCAACCTCAATTTTTCCAGATAGACAAAACCCTTGCACCAGAGTGTTATAACTGACCACTTCTCTTAGAGACATTTTCCGGAAGAGTTTAAGACCATCATCGACACGCTTAGCCTTACAATATCCATTTATAATGATATTATAAGTCACACTATCAGGACTGCATCCTTTGCTAACCATCAGATCCAACATCTGGTTGGCATCATCTAGACGCTTCTCCATGCACAAACCATATATCAAAGAATTATATGTAATAGTATCAGGATCTATACCTCTTGCGCCCATCTCATTGTACAATTCTTTAGCCTCAACATGCTTTCCCTCTTTCACAAAAATATCAATCAATGAACTGAATGTGATAACGTTGGGAGTGATTCCCCTACTGATCATATCTCTTAACAACTGTGCAGCCTCATCCCATCTACCGGCGTTACAGAAGTTGCTTATGAGAGTGTTGTAGGTGATGACATTTGCTTTGATCCCTTTCGTTTCCATTTCATTGAAGAGATTAAGCGCATCTTCAACGCTCCCATCTTTGCAAAGACTATCGATAATCATATTGTATGTAACTGCCTCAGGCTTGACCTTCCTATCTTCCATCTTCCTGAGCAGATCCAAGGCCAAGGAAGTGTTCCCTGACTTACATATCCTGTTCAAAATCGGACCGTAGGTAAACTGATCAGGCTGGCATCCATTTCCCACCATCCGATCAACTAACGCTATAGCTTCAGACACTTTACCATTCAGACAAAGTCCATTGACAAGAGTGTTGAGTGTCACCAGGTTTGGTTCCACCATCCTATCAACTAACGCCACAGCTTCAGAAACTCTCCCTTCGAGACATAACCCGTTTACCAAAGTCGAGAACGTGACTGTGCTAGGCTCATACCCAAGCTTCAACATCTTGGCCATAGCGGAAAACGCAAAACCGAGCTTCCGGCGACGGCAGAAGCAGTTGATCATTATGTTAAGAGTGTAGTTGTTATGCACAGTGCCACCCTGCAACTCCATCTGCTTGCAGAGGGACAACACGAGATCGTACTGTCTTGTCTTGGCAAGAGCACTAAACAATCTACTGAAATGTATGATAGTGGGAAGAGGACGAGACACGATCATTGACTGGAAAAGCTCAACAGCATCTTCTTTCTTGATATCAACAACCCCACTTCTCAACCTCTCTTTGTAAGAGACTTTCTTCCCTTTACTGAGAGTGGAAGAGGCTCGTTCGGACAAGAACAGAGTTCCTGTCTGGAGAAGACGTGTCTGAACAAATCTCTTCATGATCCAATTAAAGGAATTTGAAAGCTCTCGGCTAACAATCTCTGCACATTACACCAGTTTCACACACACACACAAAAAAAAAGATTTAAGCTTTTTAATGAATTCGAGAAACTTTTTTTGACAAAGAACAAAAACCATAAGCGATTATTGTGTGTACCTTGAGATAAAAAAAAAATCAAGTCTTTATGTCTCTGCAAAAAAGTATAGACCTTTCAAATTGGTTTCTGCTTCTATTTCCATGTAGAATTGAAAACTTGTGGCCAAATCAAAACCCAAAGATGTAATAGAAACCTAAAGTCTTCGGATTGATGCACCGACAATGTTTTCTTGATAGAATACACCGGTTCGAAAAGAAAAGAAAAAAACCGATTGTTTGTAACCTTCTGTTGCACTCGGAGTCTATTACTGGCTGAGATTCCATTTCTGCTTTAGTTTAGAATCAGTATTATACCAAAACAAAAATGACCTTTCATTCCTTTCAGTATACATATCCAAGCAAGTGGTTCAATAGTAAAAGATTCATATGACTTAAAAAATCAGAACTAGTAAATAAACACGAGATAATCTATGCATGAAGACTATATTTCATTTTTTTCCCTCTCAATTATTGTTACAAGAATTATAACCACAACAAAAGCCAAACCACTTTCGACAACCCCTAGTGCGACAGTGCTAGAGGATAACAATAGTGTGCTGATGAGTGTTGTTGACAAAAGATTAGCGAAAATAATCCTTTCATATTTAAACACTAATTCATCTATCATATACTATTATAATATATGGCCTGATGGCAGCGTACAAAATCCATCCAAAGGGCCCTCTTAACTCAGAACTTATTCATCTCCTTTACTTATTTGGTCACCACAGAGGTATGAATGTAAATATTAGCACAAGTAAATCTTACTTGTTTCGGCCACGTGTGAAGAACACTTACTCGGTCACTTGTTATCAGGGTTCAGCTCAAGTGATTTATTAATATGTCTTCGGTCTTTCATGTTGCATCTCTTATCCCTTATATATTAATTGAAAAATATTACAACATTGTTTTGTAGTCACGTGTCACCATGGAAATGAAATTCAGAATTTTTAGAAAAATTGGTTGGTCCATCTTAACTTATAATATATTTTTTATTAAACTAACTATTAAATTAATAAATAGTGTACAAAAGAATATTCTCGCACTTTCCTTAAATAAAAGCTACGGAATTGCCTAATATGATTAACGTATATATGAGAATCAATGATTATGAATAATAAATATTTGATAATAATTTTTGTATCTTATCTCTTTTTTGTTTAATTTTATATCATTAAAAATATTAAAAAACCACATTAATCATATAATAAAAAAATATTTTTTTCTTATATGTTATATTTTAAATTTTTAAATCGACTATAAATTACTAAAAACGTTAAATGTGTCACAGTAAAATTTTGTGATCAATGGTTTAATTTTTTTTTGGTAATAACAAGATACAAATGACCATAAATCGTATGAATATGAAGTCTC
Proteins encoded:
- the LOC106307954 gene encoding pentatricopeptide repeat-containing protein At1g12620-like gives rise to the protein MKRFVQTRLLQTGTLFLSERASSTLSKGKKVSYKERLRSGVVDIKKEDAVELFQSMIVSRPLPTIIHFSRLFSALAKTRQYDLVLSLCKQMELQGGTVHNNYTLNIMINCFCRRRKLGFAFSAMAKMLKLGYEPSTVTFSTLVNGLCLEGRVSEAVALVDRMVEPNLVTLNTLVNGLCLNGKVSEAIALVDRMVGNGCQPDQFTYGPILNRICKSGNTSLALDLLRKMEDRKVKPEAVTYNMIIDSLCKDGSVEDALNLFNEMETKGIKANVITYNTLISNFCNAGRWDEAAQLLRDMISRGITPNVITFSSLIDIFVKEGKHVEAKELYNEMGARGIDPDTITYNSLIYGLCMEKRLDDANQMLDLMVSKGCSPDSVTYNIIINGYCKAKRVDDGLKLFRKMSLREVVSYNTLVQGFCLSGKIEVAQELLQEMVSRGVDPDTVTCNILVDGLCENGKLEKALEIFEDLQKSEMELDIGIYNIIIHGMCNARRVDDAWDLFSSLPLKGVSPDVKTYTIMIAGLCKKGSLSEADMLFKKMGEENGIVPNGCTYNTIIRAHLGGSGVATSVELIEEMKRYGFAADVSTMKMVMDMLSDGRLNKNFLGMLS